Proteins encoded within one genomic window of Camelina sativa cultivar DH55 chromosome 19, Cs, whole genome shotgun sequence:
- the LOC104766014 gene encoding uncharacterized protein LOC104766014 isoform X1: protein MSSLLVKKKRRVKVPTIGVVDTAKDVGNIHGSKDDLHGEQSVSGDDVIGSQLMDDINFDTTHSHVDGCEVENDDCDMDQPCPHDAANNFGDRFFRDDLGGEDVMVILLQLNASQKYVEADERCNEMGGDEENVRASPSVDVEALQQEGEIADSCNTTERPVDETTMDVQLQGEGDAILKEAESVEGYNKTEGPVENETTIEGQLQGEGDAILKEAEPVEDCNKPQGPVENETTGPPDNSSGMDVIPSAPDKLVTRSVIIVDESAQEETMLITLPEKQLSLPIMVKAGSVSYDPMEDVDNGKFAIFTELIKGDDVIHNLFGLCKANNLFFSNLILPQQWVNSLVIMLFYVHEIWYTKTIRTLFAT, encoded by the exons ATGAGTTCATTActagttaagaaaaaaagaagagtcaaGGTTCCTACCATTGGAGTTGTTGACACTGCTAAG GATGTTGGAAATATTCATGGTTCGAAGGATGATTTACATGGGGAGCAGTCTGTGAGTGGTGATGACGTCATTGGATCCCAACTAATGGATGACATCAATTTT GATACAACCCATAGTCATGTTGATGGGTGCGAAGTCGAGAATGACGATTGTGACATGGACCAACCATGTCCGCATGATGCAGCTAAT AATTTTGGAGATCGGTTTTTCCGAGATGATCTCGGGGGTGAAGATGTGATGGTG ATTTTGCTGCAACTGAATGCATCACAAAAATATGTGGAGGCTGATGAGCGGTGTAACGAAATGGGTGGTGATGAAGAAAACGTAAGAGCATCTCCATCT GTGGATGTGGAAGCACTGCAGCAGGAAGGAGAAATAGCGGACAGTTGTAACACTACCGAAAGACCGGTAGATGAAACCACAATGGACGTTCAACTCCAA GGCGAAGGGGACGCAATACTTAAGGAAGCCGAATCAGTCGAGGGTTATAACAAAACCGAAGGACCTGTAGAAAATGAAACTACAATTGAAGGTCAACTCCAA GGCGAAGGGGACGCAATACTTAAGGAAGCCGAACCAGTCGAGGATTGTAACAAACCCCAAGGACCTGTAGAAAATGAAACTACAGGTCCACCAGATAACAGTTCAGGGATGGACGTGATTCCCAGTGCGCCAGATAAATTGGTTACTCGGTCAGTTATTATTGTCGATGAATCAGCCCAGGAAGAAACGATGCTGATCACGCTACCTGAGAAGCAACTCTCACTTCCCATTATGGTAAAAGCTGGATCTGTTTCATACGACCCGATGGAAGATGTTGATAATGGTAAATTCGCCATATTCACCGAGTTGATAAAAGGAGATGATGT GATACACAACCTCTTCGGATTGTGCAAGGCAAATaacctcttcttctccaatcttaTATTGCCTCAACAGTGGGTCAACAGTCTGGTAATTATGTTATTTTACGTACACGAAATTTGGTACACTAAAACAATACGTACATTGTTTGCTACTTGA
- the LOC104767701 gene encoding uncharacterized protein LOC104767701, protein MQLIKFLAEAIKSRYNSTQAGPRAVELPHLILNDMNVRISYSTTWRAKEVAIKHVRGDDEKSYRFLPTYLYLLRKANPGTIYHLHSTLEVDGKQRFKYVFVSLGASIRGLKYMRKVVVVDGTQLQGRYKGCLLIVSAQDGNFNIFPIAFGVVDGETDASWCWFFDKLKDIVPDDEDLMIVSNRHSSIYEGISVVYPNAHHGACIVHLERNISTSYNRFGVFGLFISAAKAYRVRDYTKYFEELRIRSAECAKYLEDIGLEHWKRAY, encoded by the coding sequence ATGCAACTTATAAAGTTTTTGGCGGAGGCGATCAAGAGTAGATACAATTCTACGCAAGCAGGGCCTAGGGCTGTTGAACTTCCACATCTGATATTAAATGACATGAACGTTCGCATATCATATTCGACCACATGGAGAGCTAAAGAAGTGGCAATCAAACATGTTAGGGGTGATGATGAGAAAAGTTACAGGTTTTTACCTACCTATTTGTACCTCCTTCGTAAAGCAAATCCAGGCACAATCTATCACCTCCATTCGACATTAGAAGTTGATGGTAAACAAAGGTTTAAGTATGTTTTCGTTTCTCTTGGGGCATCTATTAGAGGACTGAAATATATGCGGAAAGTGGTCGTTGTTGATGGAACACAACTTCAAGGTCGGTACAAAGGATGCCTACTAATTGTCTCAGCCCAAGACGGTAACTTTAATATATTTCCCATTGCTTTCGGTGTTGTTGATGGGGAGACAGATGCATCTTGGTGTTGGTTCTTTGATAAATTAAAGGATATCGTTCCAGACGATGAAGATTTAATGATTGTTTCAAACCGACATTCTTCAATATATGAAGGGATTAGTGTAGTGTACCCCAATGCGCATCATGGAGCATGTATAGTCCATTTGGAGAGGAATATTTCTACAAGCTATAATAGATTTGGAgtatttggattgtttataagCGCTGCAAAAGCTTATCGGGTGAGagattatacaaaatattttgaggaaTTAAGGATTCGGAGTGCAGAATGCGCAAAATATTTAGAGGATATTGGGCTGGAGCATTGGAAAAGAGCATATTGA
- the LOC104766014 gene encoding uncharacterized protein LOC104766014 isoform X2: MSSLLVKKKRRVKVPTIGVVDTAKDVGNIHGSKDDLHGEQSVSGDDVIGSQLMDDINFDTTHSHVDGCEVENDDCDMDQPCPHDAANNFGDRFFRDDLGGEDVMVILLQLNASQKYVEADERCNEMGGDEENVDVEALQQEGEIADSCNTTERPVDETTMDVQLQGEGDAILKEAESVEGYNKTEGPVENETTIEGQLQGEGDAILKEAEPVEDCNKPQGPVENETTGPPDNSSGMDVIPSAPDKLVTRSVIIVDESAQEETMLITLPEKQLSLPIMVKAGSVSYDPMEDVDNGKFAIFTELIKGDDVIHNLFGLCKANNLFFSNLILPQQWVNSLVIMLFYVHEIWYTKTIRTLFAT; this comes from the exons ATGAGTTCATTActagttaagaaaaaaagaagagtcaaGGTTCCTACCATTGGAGTTGTTGACACTGCTAAG GATGTTGGAAATATTCATGGTTCGAAGGATGATTTACATGGGGAGCAGTCTGTGAGTGGTGATGACGTCATTGGATCCCAACTAATGGATGACATCAATTTT GATACAACCCATAGTCATGTTGATGGGTGCGAAGTCGAGAATGACGATTGTGACATGGACCAACCATGTCCGCATGATGCAGCTAAT AATTTTGGAGATCGGTTTTTCCGAGATGATCTCGGGGGTGAAGATGTGATGGTG ATTTTGCTGCAACTGAATGCATCACAAAAATATGTGGAGGCTGATGAGCGGTGTAACGAAATGGGTGGTGATGAAGAAAAC GTGGATGTGGAAGCACTGCAGCAGGAAGGAGAAATAGCGGACAGTTGTAACACTACCGAAAGACCGGTAGATGAAACCACAATGGACGTTCAACTCCAA GGCGAAGGGGACGCAATACTTAAGGAAGCCGAATCAGTCGAGGGTTATAACAAAACCGAAGGACCTGTAGAAAATGAAACTACAATTGAAGGTCAACTCCAA GGCGAAGGGGACGCAATACTTAAGGAAGCCGAACCAGTCGAGGATTGTAACAAACCCCAAGGACCTGTAGAAAATGAAACTACAGGTCCACCAGATAACAGTTCAGGGATGGACGTGATTCCCAGTGCGCCAGATAAATTGGTTACTCGGTCAGTTATTATTGTCGATGAATCAGCCCAGGAAGAAACGATGCTGATCACGCTACCTGAGAAGCAACTCTCACTTCCCATTATGGTAAAAGCTGGATCTGTTTCATACGACCCGATGGAAGATGTTGATAATGGTAAATTCGCCATATTCACCGAGTTGATAAAAGGAGATGATGT GATACACAACCTCTTCGGATTGTGCAAGGCAAATaacctcttcttctccaatcttaTATTGCCTCAACAGTGGGTCAACAGTCTGGTAATTATGTTATTTTACGTACACGAAATTTGGTACACTAAAACAATACGTACATTGTTTGCTACTTGA
- the LOC104766014 gene encoding uncharacterized protein LOC104766014 isoform X3, translating to MTSILYDTTHSHVDGCEVENDDCDMDQPCPHDAANNFGDRFFRDDLGGEDVMVILLQLNASQKYVEADERCNEMGGDEENVRASPSVDVEALQQEGEIADSCNTTERPVDETTMDVQLQGEGDAILKEAESVEGYNKTEGPVENETTIEGQLQGEGDAILKEAEPVEDCNKPQGPVENETTGPPDNSSGMDVIPSAPDKLVTRSVIIVDESAQEETMLITLPEKQLSLPIMVKAGSVSYDPMEDVDNGKFAIFTELIKGDDVIHNLFGLCKANNLFFSNLILPQQWVNSLVIMLFYVHEIWYTKTIRTLFAT from the exons ATGACATCAATTTTGTAT GATACAACCCATAGTCATGTTGATGGGTGCGAAGTCGAGAATGACGATTGTGACATGGACCAACCATGTCCGCATGATGCAGCTAAT AATTTTGGAGATCGGTTTTTCCGAGATGATCTCGGGGGTGAAGATGTGATGGTG ATTTTGCTGCAACTGAATGCATCACAAAAATATGTGGAGGCTGATGAGCGGTGTAACGAAATGGGTGGTGATGAAGAAAACGTAAGAGCATCTCCATCT GTGGATGTGGAAGCACTGCAGCAGGAAGGAGAAATAGCGGACAGTTGTAACACTACCGAAAGACCGGTAGATGAAACCACAATGGACGTTCAACTCCAA GGCGAAGGGGACGCAATACTTAAGGAAGCCGAATCAGTCGAGGGTTATAACAAAACCGAAGGACCTGTAGAAAATGAAACTACAATTGAAGGTCAACTCCAA GGCGAAGGGGACGCAATACTTAAGGAAGCCGAACCAGTCGAGGATTGTAACAAACCCCAAGGACCTGTAGAAAATGAAACTACAGGTCCACCAGATAACAGTTCAGGGATGGACGTGATTCCCAGTGCGCCAGATAAATTGGTTACTCGGTCAGTTATTATTGTCGATGAATCAGCCCAGGAAGAAACGATGCTGATCACGCTACCTGAGAAGCAACTCTCACTTCCCATTATGGTAAAAGCTGGATCTGTTTCATACGACCCGATGGAAGATGTTGATAATGGTAAATTCGCCATATTCACCGAGTTGATAAAAGGAGATGATGT GATACACAACCTCTTCGGATTGTGCAAGGCAAATaacctcttcttctccaatcttaTATTGCCTCAACAGTGGGTCAACAGTCTGGTAATTATGTTATTTTACGTACACGAAATTTGGTACACTAAAACAATACGTACATTGTTTGCTACTTGA
- the LOC104766013 gene encoding 4-coumarate--CoA ligase 4, producing the protein MVLQQQTQFLTNKKEEEEEPSPHGFIFRSKLPDIFIPNHLPLTDYVFQKFSGEGDGDSTSTCLIDGATGRVLTYADVQTDSRRIAAGMHRLGIRHGDVVMLLLPNSLEFALSFLAVAYLGAVSTTANPFYTQPEIAKQAKASTAKMIITKKCYVEKLTDLKNDGVLIVCVDDDVISSTDDGCVSFTELTQADETELPKPEISPEDTVAMPYSSGTTGLPKGVMITHKGLVTSIAQKVDGENPNLNFTANDVILCFLPMFHIYALDALMLSAMRTGAALLIVPRFELNLVMELIQRYKVTVVPVAPPVVLAFVKSPDTEKYDLSSVRMMLSGAATLKKELEDAVRLKFPNAIFGQGYGMTESGTVAKSLAFAKNPFKTKSGACGTVIRNAELKVVDTITGISLPRNKSGEICVRGDQLMKGYLNDPEATSGTIDKDGWLHTGDIGFVDDDDEIFIVDRLKELIKFKGYQVAPAELEALLISHPDIDDAAVVGMKDEVADEVPVAFVVRSEGSQLTEDDVKSYVNKQVVHYKRIKMVFFIEAIPKAVSGKILRKDLRGKLETECSK; encoded by the exons ATGGTGCTCCAACAACAAACTCAATTTCtcacaaacaagaaagaagaagaagaagaaccttctCCTCATGGTTTCATTTTCCGATCTAAGCTTCCTGATATCTTCATCCCTAACCACCTCCCTCTCACCGATTACGTCTTCCAGAAATTCTCCGGCGAAGGAGACGGTGACTCAACCTCCACTTGTCTCATCGACGGTGCTACGGGACGTGTCTTGACCTACGCCGATGTACAGACTGATTCAAGGAGGATCGCCGCAGGGATGCATCGGCTCGGGATCCGCCACGGTGACGTCGTGATGCTACTTCTCCCGAACTCTTTGGAGTTTGCTCTGTCTTTTCTTGCCGTGGCGTACCTCGGAGCCGTCTCCACCACCGCGAATCCGTTCTATACGCAGCCGGAGATCGCAAAACAGGCGAAAGCCTCCACGGCGAAGATGATCATCACGAAAAAATGCTACGTCGAGAAACTAACTGACCTCAAAAACGACGGTGTTTTGATCGTTTGCGTTGACGACGACGTGATTTCATCGACTGATGACGGTTGCGTGAGTTTTACGGAACTGACTCAAGCTGACGAAACAGAGCTTCCTAAACCTGAGATCTCGCCGGAAGACACGGTGGCGATGCCGTATTCCTCCGGGACAACGGGACTTCCAAAGGGAGTGATGATTACTCACAAGGGTTTAGTTACGAGCATTGCTCAGAAAGTGGACGGAGAAAACCCTAACCTCAACTTCACGGCAAATGATGTCATCCTCTGTTTTCTCCCAATGTTTCACATTTATGCTCTCGACGCGCTGATGCTTTCGGCGATGAGAACCGGTGCGGCGCTACTGATCGTGCCGAGGTTCGAGTTGAATCTGGTGATGGAGCTGATTCAGAGGTACAAAGTCACGGTGGTTCCTGTGGCTCCCCCGGTGGTTCTAGCGTTCGTTAAGTCCCCGGATACTGAAAAATATGACTTGAGCTCGGTGAGGATGATGCTATCAGGTGCAGCTACACTAAAGAAGGAGCTTGAAGACGCCGTGCGCCTTAAGTTTCCTAATGCCATTTTTGGTCAG GGTTATGGAATGACCGAGTCAGGAACGGTGGCTAAGTCATTAGCTTTTGCAAAGAACCCGTTCAAAACCAAGTCTGGTGCGTGCGGGACTGTGATCAGAAACGCCGAGTTGAAAGTGGTCGATACCATAACCGGAATATCCTTACCGCGGAACAAATCTGGCGAGATCTGCGTCCGAGGTGATCAGCTCATGAAAG GTTATTTGAATGATCCGGAAGCTACATCAGGAACCATTGATAAAGATGGATGGTTACACACAGGAGATATTGGGtttgtggatgatgatgatgagatcttTATTGTTGATCGGTTGAAGGAACTGATCAAATTTAAAGGCTATCAAGTGGCTCCGGCTGAGCTTGAAGCATTGCTTATTTCTCATCCTGATATTGACGATGCAGCAGTTGTTGG AATGAAGGACGAAGTAGCTGATGAGGTTCCAGTAGCGTTTGTAGTTAGATCGGAAGGGTCTCAGTTAACTGAAGATGATGTCAAGAGTTATGTAAACAAACAG GTGGTTCACTACAAGCGAATCAAGATGGTGTTTTTCATTGAAGCTATACCAAAAGCAGTTTCAGGAAAGATTCTCAGGAAGGATCTTCGAGGTAAATTGGAAACTGAGTGCTCTAAATAG
- the LOC104767700 gene encoding casein kinase II subunit beta-3-like, which produces SVTNRRCINKKLEKSSASTISRVLTSKDKDPFSFTSTSTAKSQLPDGLSFPSFFHICGFCCGSLILIALFLSGTEGDDTSWISWFCNLRGNDFFCEVDEDYIQDDFNLCGLSGQVPYYDNALNPVLDAESSNSEMFTKEQNERVESGLIHVCYILTTKKNGCNDNSINWRNWFREESTQLVQAWMDSLDQDWLQSVLNRPEPKLTLIYNPRKKKTTTAMGWPLSSRWKLVLPVWKNLT; this is translated from the exons TCGGTAACGAATCGACGATGTATCAATAAGAAACTAGAGAAGTCTTCAGCTTCCACCATATCTAGGGTTCTCACTTCTAAAGACAAAGATCCTTTTTCATTCACATCTACCTCCACTGCTAAATCTCAGCTTCCCGATGGTTTGTCGTTTCCTTCATTCTTTCATATATGTGGCTTTTGTTGTGgtagtttgattttgattgcatTGTTCTTAAGTGGAACGGAAGGTGATGATACATCGTGGATCTCTTGGTTTTGTAATTTGAGAGGCAATGATTTCTTCTGTGAAGTCGATGAAGATTATATTCAAGATGATTTCAATCTTTGTGGATTAAGTGGTCAAGTTCCTTACTATGATAATGCTCTTAATCCCGTTTTAGATGCCGAATCTTCCAACA GTGAGATGtttacaaaagaacaaaatgaaAGGGTGGAATCAGGTCTTATTCATGTCTGTTACATTTTGACAACTAAAAAGAATGGCTGCAatg ATAACAGTATTAATTGGAGAAACTGGTTTAGGGAAGAGAGCACTCAGTTGGTTCAGGCCTGGATGGATTCTCTCGATCAGGACTGGCTTCAGTCTGTGCTGAATAGG CCAGAGCCGAAGTTGACTCTTATTTATAatcctagaaagaaaaagactacCACTGCCATGG GTTGGCCTCTCAGCAGTCGCTGGAAGCTTGTTCTACCCGTATGGAAGAACTTGACTTGA
- the LOC104766010 gene encoding cell wall integrity protein scw1-like: MAGAGIHPYHQQWPAAGAPPPPAAVSTAAPPHPPPVHHHHPPPPVLVDNHNRPPYDELRTIFIAGLPDDVKERELLNLLRWLPGYEASQVNFKGEKPMGFALFSTAQFAMAAKDTLQHMVFDADSKSVIHTEMAKKNLFVKRGIVGESNAYDQSKRLRTGGDCTHSVYSPSPFHPPPPPVWGPPHGYMAPPPPPYDPYAGYHAPPVPMPAPAPIAAPSSYVPVQNIKDNPPCNTLFIGNLGENINEEELRSLLSAQPGFKQMKILRQERHTVCFIEFEDVNSATNVHHNLQGAVIPSSGSVGMRIQYSKNPYGKRKEGGGYSFYPSPNANGAQGALTYQ; this comes from the exons ATGGCCGGCGCCGGAATCCACCCTTACCACCAGCAATGGCCAGCGGCAGGGGCACCGCCTCCTCCCGCCGCAGTTTCCACAGCTGCTCCACCACATCCCCCGCCCGTTCATCaccatcatcctcctcctcctgtttTAGTTGACAACCATAATCGTCCTCCTTATGACGAG CTTCGGACAATCTTCATCGCAGGGCTTCCTGATGatgtaaaagagagagagcttctcaATCTCTTAAGATGGTTGCCTGGTTACGAGGCTTCTCAGGTGAATTTCAAGGGAGAAAAGCCTATGGGTTTTGCTCTTTTCTCCACTGCTCAGTTTGCAATGGCAGCCAAAGATACCCTTCAG CATATGGTGTTTGATGCTGACTCGAAGTCTGTGATACATACAGAGATGGCCAAGAAGAATCTCTTTGTTAAAAGAG GAATTGTTGGGGAGTCAAATGCTTATGATCAAAGTAAGCGCCTACGAACTGGAGGTGACTGCACACATTCTGTGTATAGTCCATCTCCTTTCCACCCTCCACCTCCTCCAGTGTGGGGACCTCCTCATGG GTATATGgcacctccacctccaccatATGATCCTTATGCAGGTTATCATGCTCCCCCTGTACCAATGCCTGCGCCCGCACCTATAGCAGCTCCTAGTTCATATGTGCCTGTCCAG AATATTAAGGATAATCCACCTTGCAATACCCTATTTATTGGTAATCTTGGGGAGAATATTAACGAAGAAGAATTGAGAAGCCTCTTGAGCGC GCAACCTGGTTTCAAACAAATGAAGATTCTGAGACAAGAAAGGCATACAGTTTGCTTTATTGAATTCGAG GATGTCAATAGTGCCACAAATGTTCACCATAATTTGCAAGGTGCTGTCATTCCAAGTTCTGGTTCAGTTGGCATGAGGATCCA ATATTCAAAGAATCCATATGGGAAGAGAAAGGAAGGTGGCGGCTATTCTTTCTATCCTTCTCCGAATGCAAATGGAGCCCAAGGAGCTCTGACATATCAGTAG
- the LOC104766012 gene encoding mitogen-activated protein kinase kinase 5-like: protein MKPIQSPPGVASSPMKNRLRKRPDLSLPLPHRDVALAVPLPLPPPSSSSSAAPASSSAISTNISAARSLSELERVNRIGSGAGGTVYKVIHRPSSLPFALKVIYGNHEDTVRRQICREIEILRSVDHPNVVKCHNMFDHNGEIQVLLEFMDQGSLEGAHVWQEEELADLSHQVLSGLAYLHRRHIVHRDIKPSNLLINSAKNVKIADFGVSRILAQTMDPCNSSVGTIAYMSPERINTDLNHGRYDGYAGDVWSLGVSILEFYLGRFPFAVSRQGDWASLMCAICMSQPPEAPATASQEFRNFVSCCLQSDPPKRWSAQQLLQHPFILKSTGGPNLGQMLPPPRPQ from the coding sequence atgaAACCGATTCAATCGCCTCCTGGAGTAGCTTCTTCACCTATGAAGAACCGTTTACGCAAACGTCCTGACTTAAGCTTACCACTCCCACACCGCGACGTCGCTCTCGCCGTACCTCTCCCTCTCCCACCtccctcctcttcctcctccgccgctCCGGCGTCTTCATCCGCCATATCAACAAACATCTCCGCCGCCAGAAGCTTATCCGAGCTAGAACGCGTAAACCGAATCGGGAGCGGAGCCGGAGGAACGGTTTACAAAGTAATCCACCGTCCTTCATCGCTCCCTTTCGCTCTCAAGGTGATATACGGGAACCACGAAGACACCGTGAGACGCCAGATCTGTAGAGAGATCGAGATCTTGCGGAGCGTGGATCACCCAAACGTTGTGAAATGTCACAACATGTTTGATCACAACGGCGAGATCCAGGTTTTGCTTGAGTTCATGGATCAAGGATCTCTCGAAGGAGCTCACGTGTGGCAAGAAGAGGAGTTGGCTGATCTCTCTCATCAGGTTCTTAGTGGATTAGCTTATCTTCACCGCCGTCACATCGTTCACCGTGATATCAAACCTTCGAATCTTCTTATAAACTCGGCCAAGAATGTGAAAATTGCTGATTTTGGAGTGAGCCGGATCTTGGCTCAAACCATGGATCCTTGTAACTCCTCTGTTGGAACTATTGCTTATATGAGTCCTGAGAGGATCAACACTGATTTGAACCATGGCCGTTACGATGGTTACGCTGGAGATGTGTGGAGTTTAGGTGTTAGCATCTTGGAGTTTTACTTGGGGAGGTTTCCTTTTGCTGTGAGTAGACAAGGTGATTGGGCGAGTCTAATGTGTGCTATTTGTATGTCTCAGCCACCTGAAGCTCCGGCCACGGCGTCTCAGGAGTTTCGtaactttgtttcttgttgctTACAGAGTGATCCTCCTAAGAGATGGTCTGCTCAACAGCTTTTGCAGCATCCTTTCATTCTTAAATCAACCGGTGGTCCTAATCTCGGTCAAATGTTGCCACCGCCTCGTCCTCAAtaa